A region of the Sphingobium yanoikuyae genome:
TGCCAACACCGTCCATGACGTGCCGCTATCAACGATGTGTAGGACGATCGAAATCGACCTTTTGGAGTCTCTGGGGAGGAAGAGCCCGGGGCCGCTTCCTCCTGTGGCGGGAACGCAGTGGTAGGGTAGGGTGTCCGGCGTCAGCACCAATGGCACAGATTTGAGGTTGTAAATTAAGGAGGGTTTGGGCTTCGTCGTAGTGACGAAGGAACGAAGATGAAGCCCAAACCCTCCTTGAAGAAATCGGTGACGAAGGCTCCTGCTGAGCGGGTGGTGAAGGATATCCGGCGTGCGACCCGTCGGCACTTCTCGGCTGAGGACAAGATCCGGATCGTGCTGGATGGCCTGCGCGGCGAGGACAGCATCGCCGAGCTGTGCCGCAAGGAAGGCATTGCTCAAAGCCTGTACTACACCTGGTCGAAGGAGTTCATGGAAGCGGGCAAGCGCCGTCTGGCTGGTGATACGGCACGGGCCGCAACCACCGGCGAAGTGCAGGATCTGCGTCGCGAAGCCCGGAACCTGAAGGAATGCGTGGCCGATCTGACGCTGGAAAACCGGCTGCTTAAAAAAAGCATGATCGCGGATGGGGGCGACGACGAATGAGGTATCCCGCGTCCGAGAAGCTCGAGATCATTCGGATCGTCGAGCAGTCGCACCTGCCCGCCAAGCATACGCTGGACCAACTCGGCATTGCCCGTCGGACCTTCTATCGCTGGTATGATCGCTTCGTCGAAGGCGGGCCAGAGGCGCTGGAAGATCGACCATCGGCACCGAGCCGGGTGTGGAACCGCATCGGCGACGATATCCAGCATCAGATCGTCGAGATGGCGCTGGATTACAGCGAGTTGTCGCCGCGCGAACTGGCGGTGCGCTTCACCGACGAGAAACGGTACTTCGTGTCAGAAGCCACGGTTTACCGTCTGTTGAAGGCCCATGATCTGATCACCAGTCCCGCCTATGTCGTGATCAAGGCGGCCGATGCGTTCCACACCAAGACCACCCGGGTGAACGAGATGTGGCAAACCGACTTCACCTACTTCAAGATCATCGGGTGGGGCTGGATGTACCTGTCGACCGTGCTCGACGACTTCTCGCGCTACATCATCGCCTGGAAGCTGTGCACCAATATGCGGGCCGAGGATGTCACCGACACGCTGGACCTCGCCCTTAAGGCTTCCGGCTGCGACAGCGCCACCGTGCTGCACAAGCCTCGGCTGCTGTCGGATAATGGCCCGAGCTATATTGCCGGCGAGTTGGCCGAATACATCGAGGCCAACAAGATGAGCCATGTGCGCGGCGCTCCGATGCATCCCCAGACCCAAGGCAAGATCGAACGCTGGCATCAGACCCTCAAGAATCGCATCCTGCTGGAAAACTACTTCCTACCCGGCGACCTTGAGGCCCAGATCAAGGCCTTCGTCGAGCTCTACAACAACCAGCGTTACCACGAGAGCCTGAACAACGTAACGCCCGCCGACGCCTACTTCGGCAGGGCGCCAGCCATCATCAAACAGCGTGAAAGGATCAAGCGACAGACCATCGAACATCGGCGCTTGCTGCACCGCAAGCTCGCCGCCTAATATTAACCCCAAGACGAGGCCCGCACTCCGTTAATTTACGCCGCGAGTTGTGCCAAATGTTCCGACGACGGACAGGATGTGCGTCTTCTATATCTGGCTCGTCGCATAGCATTCGCATGTAGGTTGCGACTGCCTGATTAGGTGTCCCATATTCTTTACGGCTGATGCCGGCAGCTTCAAGCACATCCGGGTCAACTTCATATGGGCTTGGAAGCTCAGCATTCAAAAATGGGTGGCGTACGGGAGGAACTGAATTTTGTGGTTGGTCTGCCCGGGTACGGGAGAGGTAAATGTTGGGTGGTCTGTCGTATAGGATATCGCCATTTTCATCCGGTTTGGACCGGAGAAAATCGCGAAGGGTTACGTGCTGCCAATTTCGGGCAGGCGCAGAGAACCAGTGCTCACCGGGTATCGTTCTGCCGACAAAAGCTCCAGTTCCGTAGTACGTAATTTCAGCTTCGTGCTGCTTGCGGGTCTCACTTTTTATCCGATGGGGAATGTTTTCTATCAGGTCGCGCAGTCGATTGCCTTCGTTGGTGATGATTTGCCTTCTTTCTTCCTTGAGAAGGGCAATGCGTTCGGGCTCCAACTGATGCGCGATCCAGACGCGGGGGGCATCGGAAAGGATCGCCTGTCGCAGATCTTGGCCCGAAGTTGTCTCGAAATCATAGTCAGCGACGTCGATCTCGATGCATGACTGGATACGCTGGCGGAGAAGCTCTGCCTTGGCTTCGTCAACCGCGTGGTAAACCTTGATCTCGACATTCAGGCGTCCATCGGGATGATATAATACGATGTCAGGCCTGATGCCGTCCTGCCACTCTTCCAACGTAACGGCATGGTATTTCCACTCCGTCTCAAAGTCGCGTGCTATGTCCAGATATTCGACATGGTGCAGAGGAAGTCCGACAGTACGGGCCTCTTCGATTACCATCTTCGACCACAGGTGAAGGCTTGTTTCGAGGCCGGATGTGCATTCGTCATGCGAAACATGTGCAAAGTGACCGCGCCGAGTTATGATTTTGTCGCTACCCTTACGGGTATGCGGGACGGTTTCTGCAACGTGGCGCATTTCGGATTGGCAGCCGGCGCAGATAAATGGCGCTTGGGTTTTAGAAGCGTCATCGATGTGAACGACCTTGCCGGTTGATTTCACAAGAGCGAAGGGATGTTTCAGCATTTTGAACCATGGACAGATCTATTGTGGCGAGGCGTCCAATGGATGAATTTCCTTTGTCGCCGTGGAGCGCGCACAAAGTTCCTACGTTCTTTTTATCTCTTCCTCTCCTGCCGACCCAAGCCATTTGGAACAGTCAGAGTGAACCGCGACTCTTGTGAAGGCTTTCTGTCTGGGCCCGTGGTTATGGATATTCCGATCGCGTGTTCCTAAAAATTTATCCCACATTTCCACGATTCGAGAAAATGTGGGATAAATCGCGATATTCCTGTCGGTTATGCCACTGTCGCGACTTCGACGGTAAGGTGCTGGAGCTCGTGAACGGGCACCAGGCGCCGCCGGATTTCCGTCGCATCTACACCCGGATGGGCAGACACGCCGACGATCGCGGAGTGTGCTTCAGGGCCGATCTTCCACACGTGCAGATCCGTGATCCGGGCATCGCCAGTCGTCTCGACCAACTCGCGGACTTCATCGGCCACGTGGCGATCGGTGCGATCCAGGAGAATGGCGGCCGTGTCGCGCATCAGTGACCATGACCAGCGTGCAATCACAACGGCACCGACAATGCCCATGATGGGATCCATCCATACCCAGCCCAGATAGCGACCGGCCAGAAGTGCGGCGATCGCCAACACCGATGTCAGGGCATCGGCCAGAACATGCATGTAGGCAGAACGCAGATTGTTGTCGCCACCATGGCTGTGACCATGGTGATGCCCGTGATCATGGTGATGACCATGGTCGTGCCCATGACCACCAGATAGAAGGAAGGCCGACGCTATGTTCACGAGCAGTCCGAGGATTGCGATCCATGTGGCTTCCGCGAAGGCGACGTTGATAGGCTCAAACAGCCGCATGACGGACTCAACGCCGATAGCGAGGGCGATGATGCCCAGGACGAGGGCCGATGCGAAGCCGGCGAGATCCCCGACTTTCCCGGTGCCGAAGCTGAAGTCGCCGTTATGAGCATTGCGTTTCGCGTAGGCATAAGCCGCGGCTGCAACACCAAGCGCTCCGGCATGGGTGGCCATATGGAAGCCGTCAGCCAGTAGGGCCATCGATCCAGTAGTGTAACCAGCGACAATCTCTGCCACCATCATGAGGGCGGTGAGCACCACGACCCAGAGTGTCCGGCGGGCATTGTCGTCATGGCTGGCGGCCAGGAACATATGTTCGTGCGTCAGGTGGCCGGTGTCGGCCAGCACGGCGGTCTTGGTACTCACTTGCTGTACCTCCGGATGATCGTGACGAGGTCCTCTGCGCCTTGCTGGCGTTCTTCGGGCGACAGACCGTCGCGTGCGACATGGGCCTCCAGATGTTCGACGATGATCTCATCGAGAAGGCCATTCACGGCGCCGCGAACGGCTGCGACCAGATGGAGGACTTCGGTGCAATTCGCATTGCCGCCAAGCGCGCGCTCTACTGCGCCAACCTGGCCCGCGATGCGCTTGATTCGCCCGAGTAGCGCGTCTCGGTTTTCATTGATGTGGGCCATTTTTCCCTCGGTAGCCTCAGTGTCATGCAGCAAATTGCTGCTGGTAGGATGATGCTCTATAGGGTAGGGGGGTATGGTATTCAATCAAATTCAGTGGAATGATTTGTGCGCTCGCCTTGCATTGACCTTTGTGGTTTCGACGCCTCGTCCGGCTGGTGCCGCGGTTGCGGCCGTTCTCGTGAGGAAGTGCGTCGTTGGCGCAATCTGCGCCCGGGCGAGGCGCGTAAGGTTGCTGCGGATTTACCGCAGCGCCTGTCCAAGCTGCGCGCAAAGGGCCTGACGAATGATCGCACCGACGACTGACCAGCCTTTCGGCTGATGTCGTCGGTGCGATGGGTGGCAAGCGGAAGCTGTTAGCCAGGCGCGACCTTCAACTGGTGATCGTCTCCGTATCGAATGCGGCAGGAATAGCCATGGCCGCACTCGGTGTGCATCTGCGATACAGCGGCTTTCGTTAGCCGCTGTATCTGGCCACTATCTTCGATTTCGATCCGTTCAACCGATTGGAAGTCGAAAGGTGCGACCGGCACATTTTCCCGACCCTGCTTGATGAGTACCCCGTAGTGCGCCGTGCCTTTGAAATAGGTCACCCGGATGTCATGGGAGCTTTCGTTCTTCCATCTGGGATGGACGGGACCGCATGCGGACAAGCATAGGGCCAAGGCGGTCAGTAAGATCGTCGGTTTCATGGTCTCAATTTCTTGCGGGATTGCTGTTCCTAACAAATCCGCCCTAACCGGGCATGAATGCCTAACCCTCAGGGGCGACGCGATCTGGTCGCATCAGCGCCATGTTCACCACATCGATCCAGTTCCCGCCCATGAAGAGCGCGTTGCGTGAGGTGCCCTCTTCGACAAAACCCAGCCGATGGTACAGCCGCCGTGCGGGTTCGTTATGGGCGAAGACGTTCAGTTCGAGCCTGCTCAGGTTGAGATCACGCCAGCAATATTCAATGGCGACTGCCATCGCGTCTGCTGCCAAGCCTTTGCCGCGGTCTTCGACCTCACCGATGCGGATGCCGATAAGGGCCGATCGATGGATGGCGTGGATTTTGTGGATTTGGATGAATCCCACAATGTGCGGAGCGTCCTGCACGCGAATAGCGAAGAAGACGCGTGAGGCGTCCTGATCGGCATTTAGCCAGAATGCTTCCTGATGCTGCCAGTTAAGCGGTCGGTAGGGTTCATTCAGGCGAGCGTCGTCGGCATTGTCCATCCAGCGGAACAGGCGCTCGAGATCGACAGGGAAAATGGGGCCGAGGGCCACGGTGTTGCCAAAGAGCATATTGGGTCTTTCATGATGTGCAGATGGCCGCGCGGATGGCGACCGAAGAGGAAGCTCGATCAGACTGGCTGGGGGCTAAGGCGCCTGAGCCACCATGTTCGGATGGCCCGCTCCGCAGGTGCCTCGATGCTGTGGTGCAGGAGGGCTGCCAGACCAAGCATCGTTGCCGACGTGACGATGACCCCCGCGAAGGGGCCTATCTGTGCGCGGTCGATTGCCCGGAGCAGCACGAAGCCGGCGTGATGGTGGATGAGATACAGCGGGTAGCTGAGAGCGCCGAGATACAGCAGAATAGGATGAGTGATCGCGGACAGGCGGCCGTTGATGGCCAGCCAGAGCATCACCTGAATTCCGACCCCGGCGATCAGGAAGGCGGCGCCGCCATTGAAGCCCAGTATCGCCAGCGCCATCGCGAAATAGGGAAGTTGGTCGAGATAGCGCCGTTGTGCTGACCACGCTCTGTAGGTGAGCACACCAATGGCGAAGAACGGGCTGTATTGGTTCACCAGGAGCATCTGTACCCGATACGGCGCTATCTCGGAGACGGAGGCGATCGCGCCAACTGCCATCCAACCAGCAAGCAGGTACTCGATGCGCACCCGCTTGCGCGCCATCCATGCGAGGGCCGCGCATATGTAGAAGGCGAGCTCGACGGTCAGCGTCCAGTACACGCCATCTACAGACGGGACGAAGAAGAAGCCTTGCAACATGGTTAGGTTGATCATGACCGTTTCGAATTCCGCCTGTAGCCGTTCGGTCCCGCTCCATTGCACGACCAGCGTCGTGATCAGCACCGCCGCCCAATAGGCTGGGAAGAGCCGGGCAACACGCTTGATGGTGAAGTCGGCGATGCCCACGGTGTTTTCCAGCGTGCGACTGATCACGAAACCGGAGATGCCGAAGAACAGGAAGACGCCATAGCCTCCGGCATCGAACCTCACGCCGATGCTGCGGCGCTCGGGAAAGAAGTCGGGATAGATCGAGGTGTAGTGGAACAGCATCACGCTGATCGCCGCGATCCCGCGCAGGGCGTCGAGTTCCTTCAGCCTGTTTCTGAACGGGCCGCTGACCGGTTGCTGTTCAAGCCGATCAGGACGCACGTTGACCTTCTGTTTTTCAACGAGGGTCATGACGGCCCCCCTTGAAAATCTTCCCGACCATGTTGCGGATGTCTTGATAGAATGGGCCGGTATCGTCCTTGTCAAAGACGTAGTAGCGCATGTTCGGGCGCACGAAGTCCGCGAGGTAGGATCGCAGCTCCTGCAGGCGGCTATATTCAGCGACGCGCTCATTAACGCGAGAGCGCCTGATGAGCAGGCGCATGAGCCGCTTGGTTTCCGGAATCATATAGCGTGCCTGAATTATGTCTTGCCGGCCCACCGGCGCGTCAACGACCTGGCCCAGGACCGAACGTCGATAGGCTTCCCAGGCGAAGAGGGTGTCACAATGGCGAGTGAGCGGGAGGCTGCCCCAATAGCGGCCGTTTACTTCCATGAGCCAATAGCGCTTCCGTGCCGCGTCATAGCGATACTCGACCATGGCGGGGCCCTCCCACTCCAATTCCTGAAGCAGGCGCTCCGACAATTTCATCTGGGCTTGATGCTGATGGAGTGGCTCGTTGTAGCAGAGCGTCGACACCCCGCCTTCTGGCGGCCATTCATGAAGGCGCACATGCTGAAAGCGCAGGGTCGCGCGATCACGCCTCATGTAGAGCATTTGGCCAAGCCCCACGCCATCGCAATAGGACTGGATCAGGGGCCAGCGGCCTATTGTTTGGAAGCGATCAAGCAAGCGGTCGAGTTGGCCGGCATTGCTGACGAACTCTGCCTTCTCCCATTTGAGGCCAGCCTCTTCGAGAAGGGGGAGGATGTCATTTGGGTTGTCCCACTTGGCGATAGCGGGGAAGGTCTGCTCAGCGATCCGCGCGGCGAAATCTTCGCCGGCTCGAGGTTGCCATGTCTGCGGCACGTCGAACCCGAGCTTTCTGGCTGCGCTCAGTGTGTCGCTCTTGCTGAGCGCCCGCTGCAATTGCTCCAAGCGGGGCGTCAGAACCTGGCACTTGCCGATGTACTTTGGTCCTGACGCCAGTTGCAGCAAATCGGTTTCGGACACAGCAAATAGTGCCATCGCGCCCGTGCGACGTACGATGTCGGGCATCCAGGACATGATTGGCCCGGCCGGACGGATGATGGCTTGCGAGCAATGTCGTGAGGCTGCAGCCATTGAGGTTGCGGCCGTACCGACGCCGATGACCGGCACGTCCTTTTGGCCGAGTTCACGGATGATGCTGAGATTGATCGCGCTATCGAGCCCGAGCACGATAGCAGGTGGGTGCGGACGCAAAGGACGCCCGCCAGAATGCGGTGTTACCACAGAAGATGCCTTTCGAACGTGCCGAAGGCAGCGGCGGACGTAAAGCATCACAGCCGCTGTCAGACTGGCAGGTCAGACCAATCGGAAGGTCGGGCGCCCTGCGAAAAGGGCGCTGCGGCATCAGGCGGAGGGCGGCTCTAGCAGCGGAGGGGAGGGGACGATCGTCAGCTGTTGGTCATCAGACCGACGGAACTGACGCTTGAGAATACGGCGGTGCCGGTCGCCTACACCAGCTATCCTGACGTCGTCTGCTGATCCGTGCGTGTGATGACCGGTGTGACGGTGAGAACCGTCAGGAAGTTCGTCCGTCTGCCCATCAACCAGATCCGCCGGCTCAGTGTGCGCCTTACCTACTGGATCGGTATGGGTATATTCGTAATGATGTCCCTGAAGCGGCGCGTGCGGCAGGGCGGCTCCAGCCGCTCCTTGAGCGAGGATCGCCAGAACTGTCAGCATTATGCAGCGGATCAGCTGTGTCATGTCGCCTTGGCTCACATGCTCAGTTCGGGTTGCGCTCGGAGGCCTATAACAGAAATGGCGTTACAGATATCGTGAGATTGCCCGGAATTCTTCAACGGCCTTGGAGACGCCGCCGCTGTCTTGGCTATGGCTGAGACAATGATCGATATGATCGTTGATCAGGGTCTTCTTGGCGTTGACGATCGCACTTTCGACCGCTTGCAACTGCTGGGCGATCTCGACGCAGGGACGTCCTTCTTCGATCATTGTTACGATGCTGCGCAGGTGGCCGCCAGCACGGTTCAATCGCTTTATGATCGCAGGATGCGTCTCGTGCTGATGATCGGCCATGCAGAATCGACTCCAAGAATGAGGCTTGCAGTATCCTCCCCGGGGGGATACTGCAAGCCTCATTCATATCCCCCCGGGGAGGATGATTCGTGATGAGGTCATGCAATGCTTTCGGTGTTGAGCAATCGGACATACCGTCACCTGTTCCTGGCGCAGGTGGTGGCTTTGGTCGGAACCGGGCTGGCTACGGTCGCGCTGGGGCTGCTCGCCTATGACATTGCCGGCGGATCGGCAGGCGCAGTGCTGGGGACCGCGCTGGCCATCAAGATGATCGCCTATATTGGTGTGGCTCCCGTCGTAGGCGCCTTTGCCGACAGGCTGCCGCGTCGCGCCTTTCTCGTCACGATGGATGTGCTGCGCGCCGCCGTCGCGATCTGCCTGCCGTTCGTCAGCGAGATCTGGCAGATCTACGTCCTGATCTTCGTGCTTCAGTCTGCATCGGCAGCGTTCACGCCCACTTTTCAGGCGACCATTCCCGATGTCCTGCCGGAAGAGCGCGACTATACCAAGGCGCTCGCCCTGTCGCGGCTGGCTTATGATATGGAAAGCCTGACGAGCCCGATGCTCGCGGCTGCCTTGCTGACTGTCATCAACTTCCACTGGTTATTCTCGGGCACGGCGGTCGGTTTCGTCGGTTCGGCCATTCTGGTCCTGTCGACCACCTTGCCTCGAGCGCTCAACCGTAAGGAGGTGCGCACTGGCATTTATGCCAAGACCACCAGGGGCATGCGGATTTACCTCAAGACGCCACGGCTGCGCGGCCTTCTCGCTTTGACCTTTGCTTCGGCGGCGGCGAGTTCGATGGTGATCGTCAACACTGTTGTCATTGTGCGGGACCAGCTTGGCCTTGGCCAGCGGGACGTTGCCTTCACGCTGGCAGCCTTTGGTGGAGGCTCTATCCTCGCTGCGCTGGGGTTGCCCCGTATTCTCGACCGCATATCCGACCGCTCGATCATGATCACTGCCGCAGCAGTGCTGGCTTGGGGGCTTGCGATCATGGGTGCCCTCACGCACTGGTTCGGCAGTTCTTCCAACTATTGGTCCATACTGCTCGCGGGTTGGTTTGTCCTGGGTATGGCCTATTCGATGAGTGTCACCCCGTCGGGGCGGCTACTGAAAAGGTCGGCCAATGCGGAAGATCGGCCTGCACTCTTTGCGGCGCAGTTCGCCCTGAGCCACGGAAGCTGGTTGATCTGCTAT
Encoded here:
- a CDS encoding IS3 family transposase (programmed frameshift), producing MKPKPSLKKSVTKAPAERVVKDIRRATRRHFSAEDKIRIVLDGLRGEDSIAELCRKEGIAQSLYYTWSKEFMEAGKRRLAGDTARAATTGEVQDLRREARNLKECVADLTLENRLLKKKHDRGWGRRRMRYPASEKLEIIRIVEQSHLPAKHTLDQLGIARRTFYRWYDRFVEGGPEALEDRPSAPSRVWNRIGDDIQHQIVEMALDYSELSPRELAVRFTDEKRYFVSEATVYRLLKAHDLITSPAYVVIKAADAFHTKTTRVNEMWQTDFTYFKIIGWGWMYLSTVLDDFSRYIIAWKLCTNMRAEDVTDTLDLALKASGCDSATVLHKPRLLSDNGPSYIAGELAEYIEANKMSHVRGAPMHPQTQGKIERWHQTLKNRILLENYFLPGDLEAQIKAFVELYNNQRYHESLNNVTPADAYFGRAPAIIKQRERIKRQTIEHRRLLHRKLAA
- the dmeF gene encoding CDF family Co(II)/Ni(II) efflux transporter DmeF; this translates as MFLAASHDDNARRTLWVVVLTALMMVAEIVAGYTTGSMALLADGFHMATHAGALGVAAAAYAYAKRNAHNGDFSFGTGKVGDLAGFASALVLGIIALAIGVESVMRLFEPINVAFAEATWIAILGLLVNIASAFLLSGGHGHDHGHHHDHGHHHGHSHGGDNNLRSAYMHVLADALTSVLAIAALLAGRYLGWVWMDPIMGIVGAVVIARWSWSLMRDTAAILLDRTDRHVADEVRELVETTGDARITDLHVWKIGPEAHSAIVGVSAHPGVDATEIRRRLVPVHELQHLTVEVATVA
- a CDS encoding metal/formaldehyde-sensitive transcriptional repressor — its product is MAHINENRDALLGRIKRIAGQVGAVERALGGNANCTEVLHLVAAVRGAVNGLLDEIIVEHLEAHVARDGLSPEERQQGAEDLVTIIRRYSK
- a CDS encoding DUF1289 domain-containing protein; amino-acid sequence: MRSPCIDLCGFDASSGWCRGCGRSREEVRRWRNLRPGEARKVAADLPQRLSKLRAKGLTNDRTDD
- a CDS encoding GNAT family N-acetyltransferase; amino-acid sequence: MLFGNTVALGPIFPVDLERLFRWMDNADDARLNEPYRPLNWQHQEAFWLNADQDASRVFFAIRVQDAPHIVGFIQIHKIHAIHRSALIGIRIGEVEDRGKGLAADAMAVAIEYCWRDLNLSRLELNVFAHNEPARRLYHRLGFVEEGTSRNALFMGGNWIDVVNMALMRPDRVAPEG
- a CDS encoding acyltransferase family protein, which gives rise to MTLVEKQKVNVRPDRLEQQPVSGPFRNRLKELDALRGIAAISVMLFHYTSIYPDFFPERRSIGVRFDAGGYGVFLFFGISGFVISRTLENTVGIADFTIKRVARLFPAYWAAVLITTLVVQWSGTERLQAEFETVMINLTMLQGFFFVPSVDGVYWTLTVELAFYICAALAWMARKRVRIEYLLAGWMAVGAIASVSEIAPYRVQMLLVNQYSPFFAIGVLTYRAWSAQRRYLDQLPYFAMALAILGFNGGAAFLIAGVGIQVMLWLAINGRLSAITHPILLYLGALSYPLYLIHHHAGFVLLRAIDRAQIGPFAGVIVTSATMLGLAALLHHSIEAPAERAIRTWWLRRLSPQPV
- a CDS encoding carboxylate--amine ligase, whose translation is MLGLDSAINLSIIRELGQKDVPVIGVGTAATSMAAASRHCSQAIIRPAGPIMSWMPDIVRRTGAMALFAVSETDLLQLASGPKYIGKCQVLTPRLEQLQRALSKSDTLSAARKLGFDVPQTWQPRAGEDFAARIAEQTFPAIAKWDNPNDILPLLEEAGLKWEKAEFVSNAGQLDRLLDRFQTIGRWPLIQSYCDGVGLGQMLYMRRDRATLRFQHVRLHEWPPEGGVSTLCYNEPLHQHQAQMKLSERLLQELEWEGPAMVEYRYDAARKRYWLMEVNGRYWGSLPLTRHCDTLFAWEAYRRSVLGQVVDAPVGRQDIIQARYMIPETKRLMRLLIRRSRVNERVAEYSRLQELRSYLADFVRPNMRYYVFDKDDTGPFYQDIRNMVGKIFKGGRHDPR
- a CDS encoding metal-sensing transcriptional repressor gives rise to the protein MADHQHETHPAIIKRLNRAGGHLRSIVTMIEEGRPCVEIAQQLQAVESAIVNAKKTLINDHIDHCLSHSQDSGGVSKAVEEFRAISRYL
- a CDS encoding MFS transporter; this translates as MLSVLSNRTYRHLFLAQVVALVGTGLATVALGLLAYDIAGGSAGAVLGTALAIKMIAYIGVAPVVGAFADRLPRRAFLVTMDVLRAAVAICLPFVSEIWQIYVLIFVLQSASAAFTPTFQATIPDVLPEERDYTKALALSRLAYDMESLTSPMLAAALLTVINFHWLFSGTAVGFVGSAILVLSTTLPRALNRKEVRTGIYAKTTRGMRIYLKTPRLRGLLALTFASAAASSMVIVNTVVIVRDQLGLGQRDVAFTLAAFGGGSILAALGLPRILDRISDRSIMITAAAVLAWGLAIMGALTHWFGSSSNYWSILLAGWFVLGMAYSMSVTPSGRLLKRSANAEDRPALFAAQFALSHGSWLICYPLAGQLGARENQVMTFIAMSIIAHFGVIAAYLLWPSADPDELPHDHVDLDADHPHLRDKHGQSAGHAYVIDDLHQHWPRS